Proteins found in one Allorhizobium pseudoryzae genomic segment:
- a CDS encoding LysR family transcriptional regulator, with protein MEVKWLEDFLALAQTLNFSKAAEERHVTQSAFSRRIRQLEAWVGTSLIDRATYPSRLTDAGARFVPIAEQTLQGLYQARRNLQHEEGDNARTVTFTALHTLSFTFFPDWLNDLNARLGPIVSHMRPDSGSMEENLNSLIDGDSDFLLTYQNPHVPMLLGPQFEHHRLGAETIIPVSAPDAGGQPLHRIAPDFAHVSYQKISFFGQLIAGAMADRLPAENRVHVGSMSVGLKGMVMAGWGLSWIPESLVAAELADGRLVRAAEPDWDINVEIRLYRSRENRRPIVKRTWSVLTSG; from the coding sequence GTGGAAGTCAAATGGCTTGAAGATTTCCTGGCGCTTGCCCAGACGCTCAACTTTTCCAAGGCTGCCGAGGAGCGGCATGTCACCCAGTCGGCTTTCAGCCGCCGCATCCGGCAGCTGGAAGCCTGGGTCGGCACCAGCCTGATCGATCGTGCGACCTATCCGTCGCGACTGACGGATGCCGGCGCACGCTTCGTGCCGATCGCCGAGCAGACCCTGCAGGGTCTTTATCAGGCGCGCCGCAATCTTCAGCACGAGGAAGGCGATAACGCCCGGACCGTTACGTTCACGGCCCTCCACACGCTGTCCTTCACCTTCTTTCCGGACTGGCTCAACGACCTCAATGCCAGGCTGGGGCCGATCGTTTCGCACATGCGACCCGATTCCGGCAGCATGGAGGAAAATCTCAACTCCCTCATCGACGGCGATTCCGATTTTCTGCTGACCTATCAGAACCCGCATGTGCCGATGCTGCTCGGGCCGCAGTTCGAACATCATCGGCTGGGCGCGGAAACCATCATCCCGGTCAGCGCCCCGGATGCAGGCGGGCAGCCCCTGCACCGGATCGCGCCGGATTTCGCCCATGTCAGCTATCAGAAGATCTCGTTCTTCGGCCAGTTGATTGCCGGCGCGATGGCCGATCGGCTGCCGGCGGAAAACCGCGTTCACGTCGGCAGCATGTCGGTCGGCCTGAAGGGCATGGTGATGGCCGGTTGGGGGTTATCCTGGATACCGGAAAGCCTGGTTGCCGCCGAACTCGCCGATGGCCGGCTGGTGAGGGCTGCAGAGCCGGACTGGGATATCAATGTCGAGATCCGGCTCTATCGTTCGCGGGAAAACCGCCGACCGATCGTCAAGCGCACCTGGAGTGTCCTGACGTCCGGCTAA
- a CDS encoding ABC transporter substrate-binding protein translates to MVSRRNFLIGSAALPFLSYLELADTAFAATPKDILVVAQQLDNMTSLDPHEGFEAVGGEMISNMYQKLVRANNDNPDQVIPVVAASWEADAESKVFTFKLADQKFSSGADVTAEDVAFSLQRAIKMNKSPAFIINQFGFTADNVESLIVAKDAKTVTLATENPTSISFLLFCLSANIGAIVEKKVVLANEVNGDLGNAWLQKNSAGSGPFMLQAWKASESISLQLNPHGPYKGNLKRVIVRHVVDPSSQLLMLQKGDVDIARDLTSEQLKAAQSDKDITLVRKQIASLVLISLNQTNANLAKPQVWKAVKWALDYDGMQKNIVPLSHVVHQSMEPLGFPGTVKDIPYKRDVEKAKALMAEAGLADGFDITLDHYSAQPYPDLAQAIQANLGEIGIRVKLQSAENRQVLTKMRGRQHEMALSAWGTDYFDPNSNAEVFCINKDNSADAKKKPFAWRSSFKDDALTAKAEAARDEKDPAKRIALYEELQREFMENSPFAVMFQTTRTAACRTGVEGVRLGVLSEGNTYLETKKA, encoded by the coding sequence ATGGTATCCAGACGCAATTTTCTGATCGGCAGTGCTGCCCTGCCCTTCCTGTCGTATCTTGAACTGGCGGACACCGCCTTCGCGGCCACGCCGAAGGATATCCTGGTCGTTGCCCAGCAGCTCGACAACATGACGAGCCTCGATCCGCACGAGGGTTTTGAGGCCGTTGGCGGCGAGATGATCAGCAACATGTACCAGAAGCTGGTGCGCGCCAATAACGACAATCCCGACCAGGTCATCCCCGTCGTTGCAGCGTCCTGGGAAGCCGATGCGGAAAGCAAGGTTTTCACCTTCAAGCTTGCCGACCAGAAGTTCTCCTCCGGTGCGGATGTCACGGCTGAGGACGTTGCGTTCTCGCTGCAGCGCGCCATCAAGATGAACAAGAGCCCGGCCTTCATCATCAACCAGTTCGGCTTCACGGCAGACAATGTCGAATCCCTGATCGTCGCCAAGGATGCGAAGACCGTCACGCTGGCGACCGAAAATCCGACCTCGATCTCCTTCCTGCTGTTCTGCCTGTCGGCCAACATCGGCGCGATCGTCGAGAAGAAGGTGGTTCTGGCGAACGAGGTCAACGGCGACCTCGGCAATGCCTGGCTGCAGAAGAACAGCGCCGGCTCCGGCCCGTTCATGCTGCAGGCCTGGAAGGCCTCCGAAAGCATTTCGCTGCAGCTCAATCCGCATGGTCCCTACAAGGGCAACCTGAAGCGCGTCATCGTCAGGCACGTGGTCGACCCCTCCTCCCAGCTTCTGATGCTGCAGAAGGGGGATGTCGATATTGCTCGCGACCTGACCTCCGAACAGTTGAAGGCGGCGCAGAGCGACAAGGACATCACGCTTGTCCGCAAGCAGATCGCGTCCTTGGTGCTGATCTCGCTGAACCAGACCAATGCCAACCTCGCCAAGCCGCAGGTCTGGAAGGCCGTCAAATGGGCGCTCGACTACGACGGCATGCAGAAGAATATCGTTCCGCTCAGCCACGTCGTGCACCAGAGCATGGAGCCTTTGGGCTTCCCGGGCACGGTGAAGGATATCCCGTACAAGCGCGACGTCGAAAAGGCAAAGGCGCTGATGGCCGAAGCCGGTCTCGCAGACGGGTTCGACATCACGCTCGATCATTATTCAGCCCAGCCTTATCCCGACCTCGCTCAGGCGATCCAGGCCAATCTCGGCGAAATCGGCATCCGGGTGAAGCTGCAATCGGCGGAAAACCGGCAGGTCCTCACCAAGATGCGCGGTCGCCAGCACGAGATGGCGCTGTCGGCCTGGGGAACGGACTATTTTGACCCGAACTCCAATGCGGAAGTCTTCTGCATCAACAAGGACAACTCGGCCGACGCCAAGAAGAAGCCCTTCGCTTGGCGCTCCTCTTTCAAGGACGACGCTCTGACCGCCAAGGCGGAAGCCGCCCGCGACGAGAAGGATCCGGCCAAGCGCATCGCTCTTTACGAAGAGCTGCAGCGCGAGTTCATGGAGAACAGCCCGTTCGCCGTGATGTTCCAGACCACGAGGACCGCGGCCTGCCGCACCGGTGTGGAGGGTGTCCGCCTGGGCGTCCTGTCCGAAGGCAATACCTACCTGGAGACCAAAAAGGCTTGA
- a CDS encoding ABC transporter ATP-binding protein translates to MTIEIDNLRISFGDKEVVKGVSFQVAEGASFGIVGESGSGKSTVLRAMAGLINHWSGRIVFAGEDAPLRRPPAFFRKVQMVFQDPYGSLHPRQTIDRILSELPLVHGMTDIDARIAKVLSAVALPQSARFRFPHQLSGGQRQRVAIARALIAEPQVLLLDEPTSALDVSVQAEILNLLADLRVERNLTYVMVSHNLSVIAHLCSHVGVMIDGHMVEQVTADDLRLGNVQHAHTRELRSLSVELEEPA, encoded by the coding sequence ATGACCATTGAGATCGATAATCTGCGCATCAGTTTCGGGGACAAGGAGGTCGTCAAGGGCGTCTCCTTCCAGGTGGCCGAGGGAGCCAGCTTCGGCATCGTCGGCGAAAGCGGGTCGGGCAAATCGACCGTGCTGCGCGCCATGGCCGGGCTCATCAACCACTGGTCCGGACGCATCGTTTTTGCCGGTGAAGACGCGCCGCTGAGACGTCCTCCGGCGTTTTTCCGCAAGGTGCAGATGGTGTTCCAGGACCCTTACGGTTCGCTGCATCCGCGGCAGACCATCGACCGCATCCTGTCGGAACTGCCGTTGGTGCATGGCATGACCGATATCGACGCGCGCATCGCGAAGGTTCTGTCCGCGGTGGCGCTGCCGCAATCGGCCCGTTTCCGTTTTCCGCACCAGCTCTCCGGCGGGCAGCGGCAGCGCGTGGCGATTGCCCGCGCCTTGATTGCCGAGCCGCAGGTGCTGCTCCTGGACGAGCCGACCAGCGCGCTGGACGTTTCCGTGCAGGCGGAGATCCTCAATCTGCTCGCCGATCTCAGGGTCGAGCGGAACCTGACCTATGTGATGGTCAGCCACAATCTGAGCGTCATTGCACATCTCTGCTCGCATGTCGGCGTCATGATCGATGGCCACATGGTCGAACAGGTGACGGCGGACGATCTGCGTCTTGGAAACGTGCAGCACGCGCACACACGCGAACTCAGAAGCCTCAGCGTCGAACTCGAAGAACCGGCCTGA
- a CDS encoding ABC transporter ATP-binding protein, which translates to MVAIDGVTMAFGSFVAVQDVNLNVGDGEFLSIVGPTGCGKSTILNAIAGLLKPAKGQVAIDGTIVNGVQNNIGYLFQQDALLPWKTAYQNVELGLMFRGVPEAERRVKVLAWLEKVGLKGFENRFPHMLSGGQRKRVQMAQALITEPKVILMDEPFSALDIHTRHLMQNELLRLWQEDRRAVVMITHDLEEAIALGDRVVVLAAGPKSRVIESFPVDLDRPRNVAEIKLDPKFMTLYRDIWASLRGEVEKSYASH; encoded by the coding sequence ATGGTTGCCATTGACGGCGTGACTATGGCGTTCGGTTCGTTCGTCGCCGTCCAAGACGTCAACCTCAATGTCGGCGATGGAGAGTTTCTCTCCATCGTCGGACCGACCGGTTGCGGCAAATCGACGATCCTCAACGCCATTGCGGGCCTGCTCAAGCCGGCAAAGGGCCAGGTCGCCATCGACGGGACGATCGTCAACGGAGTGCAGAACAATATCGGCTACCTTTTCCAGCAGGATGCTCTTCTGCCGTGGAAAACGGCCTACCAGAATGTCGAGTTGGGCCTGATGTTTCGCGGCGTGCCGGAAGCGGAACGGCGGGTGAAGGTTCTCGCCTGGCTTGAAAAAGTTGGCCTGAAGGGGTTCGAGAACCGCTTTCCACACATGTTGTCTGGCGGTCAGCGCAAGCGCGTCCAGATGGCGCAGGCTCTCATCACCGAACCGAAGGTCATCCTGATGGACGAACCGTTCTCGGCGCTGGACATCCACACCAGGCACCTGATGCAGAACGAACTCCTGAGGCTCTGGCAGGAAGACCGCCGCGCGGTCGTGATGATCACGCACGATCTCGAGGAAGCCATCGCGCTCGGCGACCGCGTCGTTGTTCTCGCCGCCGGCCCGAAGAGCCGCGTCATCGAGAGCTTCCCCGTCGATCTGGATCGCCCCCGCAATGTCGCGGAAATCAAACTCGATCCGAAATTCATGACCCTGTACCGTGACATCTGGGCCTCCCTGCGCGGCGAAGTGGAGAAGAGCTATGCAAGCCATTAA
- a CDS encoding dipeptidase, whose amino-acid sequence MLTTPIPVFDGHNDVLLRLRRGGGEDPVKRFLEGEEAGHIDLPRAKAGGLAGGLCAIYIPSPSMTKDANGDFPTPTQADALNETLAMARLLFDIEARSQGAVTICRSAADIRRSIEAGSFAAVVHIEGAEAVAADLDALYVLHQAGLRTLGPVWSRPNAFAYGVPFRYPSSPDIGPGLTDAGRDLIRACNELKIMVDLSHMNDAGFWDIAKISQAPLVASHSNVHALCPHSRNLTDRQLDSIKDTGGLVGINFGVLFLRDDGVKDAATSLDLLVRHVAYVADRIGIDRVALGSDFDGTTIPAEMKDAAGLPRLVEALRRHGFSDAELTKITHENWVSVLERTWGA is encoded by the coding sequence ATGCTCACCACCCCCATTCCCGTCTTCGATGGCCATAATGATGTTCTTCTGCGTCTGAGACGCGGTGGTGGAGAGGATCCGGTCAAGCGTTTTCTCGAAGGGGAGGAAGCCGGACACATCGACCTGCCACGCGCGAAGGCGGGCGGTCTCGCCGGCGGTCTCTGCGCCATCTACATTCCCTCGCCAAGCATGACCAAGGATGCCAATGGCGATTTCCCGACGCCCACCCAGGCCGACGCGCTGAACGAGACGCTCGCCATGGCGCGCTTGCTGTTTGACATCGAAGCGCGCTCGCAAGGTGCGGTCACCATCTGCCGCAGCGCCGCCGACATCCGCCGATCAATCGAGGCCGGCAGTTTCGCCGCCGTCGTCCATATCGAGGGTGCTGAAGCGGTCGCCGCCGATCTCGACGCGCTCTATGTTCTCCACCAGGCCGGCCTTCGCACGCTTGGCCCGGTCTGGAGCCGCCCGAACGCGTTCGCCTATGGCGTTCCCTTCCGCTATCCATCCTCGCCGGACATCGGCCCCGGCCTGACGGATGCGGGCAGGGATCTCATCCGCGCCTGCAACGAGCTGAAGATCATGGTCGACCTGTCGCACATGAACGATGCCGGCTTCTGGGACATCGCCAAGATCTCGCAGGCGCCTCTCGTTGCGTCCCACTCGAATGTCCATGCGCTGTGTCCGCACAGCCGCAACCTGACCGATCGCCAGCTCGATTCCATCAAGGACACCGGCGGCCTGGTCGGCATCAATTTCGGTGTCCTCTTCCTGCGCGATGACGGGGTCAAAGACGCAGCGACCAGTCTCGACCTCCTTGTGCGCCACGTGGCCTATGTCGCTGACCGGATCGGTATCGATCGCGTGGCGCTCGGCTCGGATTTCGACGGGACGACGATCCCGGCCGAGATGAAGGATGCCGCCGGCCTGCCGCGTCTGGTTGAAGCCCTTCGCCGTCACGGCTTCAGCGATGCGGAGCTGACAAAGATCACTCATGAGAATTGGGTTTCTGTTCTGGAGCGCACCTGGGGCGCGTGA
- a CDS encoding ABC transporter permease, which produces MMASAFRTWALSETPSSRRQATWGNRYRAWLNLKGNPLGMIGLTIIVLFVLMAIFAPLLATHDPATQELGNRLAIPNAAHWLGTDELGRDVYSRILYGARVTLGMVIAVVVLVAPLGLAIGCIAGYFGGIVDTVLMRLTDIFLAFPRLVLALAFVAALKPGVESAVLAIALTAWPPYARMARAETLTVRGSDFIAAYRLTGASSWRIIFRHIAPLCTPSLIVRVTLDMSSIIITAASLGFLGMGAQPPSPEWGAMIATAKRFMFEQWWVPMIPAIAILLVSLAFNFLGDAMRDVLDPKGN; this is translated from the coding sequence ATAATGGCGTCCGCTTTCCGTACCTGGGCGCTCAGCGAAACGCCCTCCTCGCGCCGTCAGGCGACATGGGGCAACCGCTACCGCGCGTGGCTGAACCTCAAGGGCAATCCCCTCGGCATGATCGGTCTGACCATCATCGTCCTCTTCGTGCTGATGGCGATCTTCGCGCCCCTGCTGGCCACCCACGATCCCGCCACGCAGGAACTCGGCAACCGGCTTGCGATACCGAACGCCGCGCATTGGCTGGGTACCGACGAACTGGGCCGCGATGTCTATAGCCGCATCCTCTATGGTGCCCGTGTCACGCTCGGCATGGTCATCGCCGTCGTCGTCCTCGTCGCACCGCTTGGGCTCGCCATCGGCTGCATCGCCGGCTATTTCGGCGGGATCGTCGATACGGTGTTGATGCGCCTCACCGATATCTTCCTGGCCTTTCCGCGCCTCGTTCTGGCCCTCGCCTTCGTCGCGGCACTGAAGCCCGGCGTCGAAAGCGCCGTTCTTGCGATCGCGCTGACCGCATGGCCGCCCTATGCCCGCATGGCGCGTGCCGAGACGCTGACCGTGCGCGGCAGCGACTTCATTGCCGCCTACCGGCTCACCGGCGCATCGTCCTGGCGGATCATCTTCCGCCATATTGCGCCGCTCTGCACGCCGAGCCTCATCGTCCGCGTCACGCTCGACATGAGCTCGATCATCATCACCGCGGCCTCGCTCGGCTTTCTCGGCATGGGCGCGCAACCGCCCTCGCCGGAATGGGGAGCGATGATCGCCACCGCCAAGCGCTTCATGTTTGAGCAATGGTGGGTACCGATGATCCCGGCCATTGCGATCCTGCTCGTTTCGCTTGCCTTCAACTTCCTCGGCGACGCCATGCGCGACGTCCTTGATCCGAAGGGGAACTGA
- a CDS encoding ABC transporter permease, protein MKNRLKSFSAMLSSVVLTLFGLTVLTFLIGRVMPVDPVIAAVGDNAPEDVILRVRAEMGLDQPIPVQFLHYLNQLVHGDFGMSVLTKNPVATDIARFFPATFELATAALLLATLVGIPLGVWAAVRQGSFTDQAIRVLCLAGHSVPVFMLSMISLLIFYSALGIAPGPGRQDIIYDGMIPTVTGLMSVDTLLAGDLDAFWDALAHMAQPVIILAYFSMAYIARMTRAFMIDALKGEYVITARAKGLSGLKVVWSHAFPTVAVQLITVLALTYAGLLEGAVVTETVFSWPGIGQYLTTSLMNADMNPVIGSTLLVGLIYVGLNLFADILYRLLDPRVQ, encoded by the coding sequence TTGAAGAACCGTCTTAAGTCCTTCTCCGCAATGCTGAGCAGCGTCGTCCTGACGCTGTTCGGCCTCACGGTCCTCACCTTCCTGATCGGCCGGGTCATGCCGGTCGATCCGGTCATTGCCGCCGTCGGCGACAATGCGCCGGAGGATGTCATCCTGCGCGTGCGCGCCGAGATGGGGCTCGACCAGCCCATTCCGGTGCAGTTCCTGCATTATCTCAACCAGCTTGTGCACGGCGATTTCGGCATGTCGGTTCTGACGAAGAACCCGGTCGCGACCGATATCGCCCGCTTCTTCCCCGCGACGTTCGAACTGGCCACTGCAGCCCTGTTGCTCGCCACGCTCGTCGGGATTCCGCTCGGGGTCTGGGCCGCCGTGCGCCAAGGCTCGTTCACCGATCAGGCGATCCGCGTCCTGTGCCTGGCGGGCCATTCCGTGCCTGTGTTCATGCTGTCGATGATCTCGCTGCTCATCTTCTATTCGGCCCTCGGCATCGCCCCCGGTCCGGGCCGGCAGGACATCATCTATGATGGCATGATCCCGACGGTCACCGGTCTGATGTCGGTCGATACGCTGCTCGCCGGTGATCTCGATGCCTTCTGGGATGCGTTGGCGCACATGGCCCAGCCGGTCATCATTCTTGCCTATTTTTCCATGGCCTATATCGCCCGCATGACGCGCGCCTTCATGATCGATGCGCTGAAGGGCGAATATGTCATCACCGCGCGCGCTAAGGGGCTTTCCGGCCTGAAGGTCGTCTGGAGCCATGCGTTTCCGACCGTCGCCGTCCAGTTGATCACGGTGCTGGCGCTCACCTATGCCGGCCTGCTCGAAGGCGCGGTCGTGACGGAAACGGTCTTCTCGTGGCCGGGCATCGGCCAGTATCTGACGACATCGCTAATGAACGCCGACATGAACCCCGTCATCGGCTCGACCCTTCTCGTCGGCCTGATCTATGTCGGGCTCAACCTGTTTGCGGACATTCTGTACCGTCTGCTCGATCCAAGGGTGCAATAA
- a CDS encoding serine hydrolase domain-containing protein encodes MSITAHWEAAQAVARNFAVGWGADQPGGAVIGFDESGIRFAEAGGVESLSTMAPFTAGTVVRYASVTKHAFSAMVLSHPDAITLDDRLGAHLPELQEPLASVTVGRALDMSGGLPDTRECLSLLGLSVYTETKAGPLLEFLARQTRLNYEAGTEISYSNTGYRLVEAALERKGLFFRDFIRSVGDETIVLDAPDAWNDAVAGLVPGYWHDGEKWQLSAAGLHISASGSMTGSATSLANWLRLLLSDTPPFAGTLDRLAAPRALADGRESGYGLGLRRTILGGREFTSHGGSHPGYKSYFLLDRVSRSGFVIVSNREDTNGNKIAQEAMAALLDLSLPVASAALWDGLYVTETGPFWLDVKGSTVTWLDADETVYQEDGDAVSTFSASSPMRLTMDGPAIVGEIGHAARRLLPAVDAGVPASLEGHWQSDEGACFEIDGGAVVMGVGPVRHRMPLTALGGGRFLFTLKDGPWTKRVCLHLLSDNRLELVLSRARMIEYGRAG; translated from the coding sequence ATGTCGATCACGGCCCATTGGGAAGCGGCGCAAGCCGTAGCAAGGAATTTCGCAGTCGGATGGGGTGCTGACCAGCCCGGCGGAGCCGTGATCGGGTTCGATGAAAGCGGCATCCGTTTCGCCGAAGCCGGCGGTGTCGAAAGTCTCTCGACCATGGCTCCGTTTACCGCCGGGACGGTGGTGCGATATGCCTCCGTCACCAAACATGCCTTCTCAGCGATGGTGCTGTCGCACCCCGACGCGATCACCCTCGACGACAGGCTTGGCGCGCATCTGCCCGAGCTTCAGGAACCCTTGGCGAGCGTCACGGTAGGACGCGCCCTTGACATGAGCGGCGGGCTTCCCGACACGCGCGAATGCCTGTCGCTCCTCGGGCTATCCGTCTATACCGAAACCAAGGCTGGCCCCTTGCTGGAATTCCTCGCCCGCCAGACGCGCCTCAACTACGAGGCAGGCACCGAGATTTCCTATTCGAACACCGGTTATCGGCTGGTCGAAGCGGCGCTTGAACGGAAGGGCCTGTTTTTCCGCGACTTCATCCGCTCTGTCGGCGACGAGACGATCGTCCTCGATGCGCCGGATGCCTGGAATGATGCCGTTGCGGGTCTCGTGCCGGGATACTGGCATGACGGTGAGAAATGGCAGCTCTCTGCCGCAGGCCTGCATATATCCGCCTCCGGCAGCATGACCGGCAGCGCGACGAGCCTTGCGAACTGGCTGCGCCTGCTGCTCTCCGACACGCCCCCGTTTGCCGGAACGCTCGATCGTCTCGCCGCACCCCGTGCGCTCGCCGACGGTCGTGAAAGCGGCTATGGTCTCGGGCTTCGCCGCACGATCCTCGGCGGCCGCGAATTCACCAGCCATGGCGGCTCGCATCCCGGCTACAAGAGCTATTTCCTGCTTGATCGCGTCAGCAGGAGCGGTTTCGTCATCGTGTCGAACCGGGAAGACACCAACGGCAACAAGATCGCCCAGGAGGCCATGGCCGCGCTGCTCGACCTGTCCCTGCCCGTCGCGTCGGCGGCGCTCTGGGATGGTCTCTATGTCACCGAGACGGGACCCTTCTGGCTGGACGTCAAGGGCTCCACGGTGACCTGGCTCGATGCCGACGAGACCGTCTATCAGGAGGACGGCGACGCCGTTTCGACCTTTTCCGCCTCCTCCCCCATGCGGCTGACGATGGACGGACCTGCCATTGTCGGCGAGATCGGTCACGCCGCGCGCCGCCTCCTGCCGGCTGTCGATGCCGGCGTACCCGCTTCTCTGGAAGGTCACTGGCAATCGGACGAAGGCGCGTGTTTCGAGATCGATGGCGGGGCCGTGGTCATGGGTGTCGGTCCGGTCCGTCACCGCATGCCGCTCACAGCGCTCGGCGGCGGCCGCTTCCTCTTCACGCTGAAGGACGGCCCCTGGACGAAGCGGGTGTGCCTGCATCTCCTGTCGGACAATCGCCTTGAACTCGTGCTGTCGCGTGCACGAATGATCGAGTATGGCCGCGCTGGTTGA
- a CDS encoding ABC transporter ATP-binding protein has translation MLVDIQNLHIGFESRTGFTPAVKGVSLTLGTEKLGIVGESGSGKSLTARALMKLLPKQTRIQADTLTFDGIDIMSASERQMRQIRGKRAGFILQDPKYSLNPVKTIGSQVAEAWRTHKGGSKRQAADAAVMLLEQVKIRDPKKVAASYPHEVSGGMGQRVMIAMMLAPDPELLIADEPTSALDATVQAEILRLIEELVSERGMGLLLISHDLPLVSHFCDRVAVMYAGRVMEELKASELLSAQHPYTRGLLNCMPSLLHPKDRLPVLTRDPEWLT, from the coding sequence GTGCTTGTCGACATCCAGAATCTCCATATCGGCTTCGAGAGCCGCACCGGCTTCACGCCGGCGGTGAAGGGCGTGTCCCTGACGCTCGGCACCGAAAAGCTCGGCATCGTCGGTGAAAGCGGCTCGGGCAAGAGCCTCACCGCGCGTGCCCTGATGAAACTCCTGCCGAAGCAGACGCGAATCCAGGCGGACACACTGACCTTCGACGGCATCGACATCATGTCCGCCAGCGAGCGGCAGATGCGCCAGATCCGAGGAAAGCGGGCGGGCTTCATTCTGCAGGATCCGAAATATTCGCTGAACCCGGTCAAGACCATCGGCAGCCAGGTGGCGGAAGCCTGGCGCACCCACAAGGGCGGCAGCAAGCGGCAGGCGGCGGACGCGGCGGTCATGCTGCTGGAACAGGTGAAGATCCGCGATCCGAAGAAGGTGGCGGCCTCCTATCCGCACGAGGTGTCCGGCGGCATGGGCCAGCGCGTCATGATCGCCATGATGCTCGCACCGGACCCGGAACTGCTGATCGCGGACGAACCCACCAGCGCACTCGATGCCACCGTCCAGGCGGAAATCCTGCGGCTGATCGAGGAGCTGGTGTCGGAACGGGGCATGGGCCTGCTGCTCATCAGCCACGATCTTCCGCTTGTGTCGCATTTCTGTGATCGCGTTGCCGTCATGTATGCCGGGCGCGTGATGGAGGAGTTGAAAGCATCCGAACTCCTCTCGGCGCAGCATCCCTATACGCGGGGGCTGTTGAACTGCATGCCGTCGCTCCTCCATCCGAAGGACCGCCTGCCTGTGCTCACCCGTGATCCGGAGTGGCTGACATGA
- a CDS encoding ABC transporter permease codes for MQAINIRIIQVVLLVVLLGGWQLGVSTGAIDRFFFPAPFDIVRQVIDWVADAGFYKHVGITLSETVLGYLIGTGLGVGAGVWLGLSPVVARVLDPFIKAVNAIPRVVLAPIFVLWLGLGLWSKVALAVTLVFFVTFFNAMQGVREVNPVVLSNTRILGAKRSDLLRHVYFPAAASWILSSLRTSVGFAVVGAIIGEYLGASAGLGYLIARSEGNFDAVGVFAGIIILAVFVLVIDLILDVAEKKLITWRPNAGEERPA; via the coding sequence ATGCAAGCCATTAACATTCGCATCATTCAGGTCGTGCTGCTCGTGGTCCTCCTTGGCGGATGGCAGCTCGGCGTATCGACGGGCGCGATCGATCGCTTCTTCTTCCCAGCGCCCTTCGACATCGTGCGCCAGGTGATTGACTGGGTCGCCGATGCCGGCTTCTACAAGCATGTCGGCATCACGCTGAGCGAGACGGTCCTCGGTTATCTCATCGGCACGGGTCTGGGTGTCGGCGCGGGTGTCTGGCTTGGCCTCAGCCCGGTGGTGGCCCGCGTGCTTGATCCGTTCATCAAGGCGGTCAACGCCATTCCGCGTGTTGTCCTGGCGCCCATTTTCGTGCTTTGGCTGGGTCTTGGCCTCTGGTCGAAGGTGGCACTTGCGGTCACGCTGGTCTTCTTTGTCACCTTCTTCAACGCGATGCAGGGCGTCCGCGAAGTCAATCCGGTCGTTCTGTCGAACACCCGCATTCTTGGTGCCAAGCGCTCCGACCTGCTGCGTCACGTCTATTTCCCTGCTGCTGCCAGCTGGATCCTGTCGTCGTTGCGCACCTCGGTCGGCTTTGCAGTGGTCGGCGCCATCATCGGCGAATACCTCGGCGCATCCGCCGGTCTTGGCTATCTGATCGCACGCTCGGAAGGCAATTTCGATGCGGTTGGCGTCTTCGCCGGCATCATCATCCTGGCCGTCTTCGTTCTCGTCATCGACCTGATCCTCGACGTCGCGGAAAAGAAGCTGATCACCTGGCGACCGAATGCGGGCGAGGAGCGGCCGGCTTAA